In Oscillatoria acuminata PCC 6304, a single window of DNA contains:
- a CDS encoding DUF760 domain-containing protein, whose product MVYQPDFLNSHDEDVEANQLLKYLQHQPPEVLARVAKSVSPEIKEIISQNVQGLVGVLPSENFEVQITTNRENLSGLLASAMMTGYFLHKMEQRMHLEERLSQVSPLGNDSAGGGSGKHGSR is encoded by the coding sequence ATGGTTTATCAACCTGACTTTCTGAATTCCCACGATGAAGATGTCGAAGCCAATCAGTTGCTGAAATACTTACAGCATCAACCGCCAGAAGTTTTGGCGCGGGTTGCCAAGTCAGTCAGCCCGGAAATTAAGGAAATTATCTCTCAGAACGTTCAGGGACTGGTGGGTGTCCTGCCGTCGGAGAACTTTGAGGTGCAAATTACGACAAACCGAGAAAATTTGTCTGGTTTGTTGGCATCCGCTATGATGACGGGTTATTTCCTACACAAGATGGAACAACGGATGCATCTGGAGGAACGGTTATCCCAAGTTAGTCCCCTCGGGAATGACTCCGCCGGTGGCGGTTCAGGGAAACATGGATCTCGTTAG